The region CACAATTCGACTCCCGTCGCGAACCATCTGATTACTACAGCGGTCGCGGGGCCTATGGGCAAGATCGTTATGAAAACGCGTCTCGCAACCAATATGATCGCTATAACCGAGATCATGAGCACAGATATTTTGACGAGGACTATGAAGGCAATCGCGGCTTTCAGGGTAACTACGATTCCCATGCAGATCGCGATAGTTATGGCCAACAAAGCCAGAGCCGTCGCCCCTACGACCAAGAATATCGCGCGTACGAGCGTAATCAGCCGTCACAAAGAATGGGCCGTAGTTGGGAAAGTGATTCTAATGACTACTATACGGAGCGTGGCGACCGTCAAAATCATGGTCAAGACTACGGGCAAAACTATCAGCAAAATTATGGTCAAGGTTATGGAAACCAAGGTTACGGTGGCCAAGGGACTGGCAGTCAACGATACGACAGTCAAGGATATGGCGGGCAAAGTTATGGTAGCCAAGGGAACCGCCAAAATTATGGGGGACGCTCTAATCAGAACTATGATCAAGGTGGTTATCGCCAAGAATATTCTGCCAACACCAATATGAATAACGATAACTGGCAAGATCAGTCTTATCGGGAATCAGCTCGCCGCAGAGGTGGCAGACTCAACAATCAGTATTAAAAAAAACGACAGAGGGCCGGTATGAAAATTCACCACTTGAACTGTATTTCTTCGTGCCCTCTGGGGGGACATCTCATGGACGGGATTTCCCCCTCGTCTTTTCAACGAGGACATCTTTGTAATCATTGTTTACTCCTAGAGACAAACAATTCGTTGGTCCTCGTCGACACTGGATTTGGCACAAGGGATGTGCAAGATCCAGGGTCGCGCCTTAGTTCTTTTTTCCTGCAAATGTTAGCGCCGGAATTCAAAGGCGAATTGACCGCTATTCGCCAAATAGAAAGTTTGGGATTTGATCCCCGCGATGTTCAGGACATTATTTTAACTCATTTGGATTTCGATCATGCGGGTGGGCTCGATGACTTCCCTCAAGCCCGAGTGCATATGCTGGACGCCGAAAAGCGCAGCGCCGAAATGCAAGAAACATGGTTAGATCGTCAAAGGTATCGGCCTCAACAGTGGAATTATAAACAAAATTGGAAAACTCACCCCAGCACTCATGGGGAAAGTTGGTTTGGATTTAAAAAGGTCACTCCTCTGCCCGAACTTCAAGATCAAATTGCGTTGGTTCCGTTAGCGGGACACACTCTCGGGCATGCGGGTGTTGCCATTAATACTGGAGGACAGTGGCTCCTCAACGCGGGTGATGCCTATTTCTATAAAGACGAAATGAACTACGAGAACCCAAATTGCACGCCGGGCCTAGAATTTTACCAGACACTGATGGAAAAAGACCGGGGTCAAAGAAAAGACAATCAACGCAGGCTTCGCGAGATCAAAAAACATCACGGCACAGAAGTGGAAATATTTTGTTCTCATGATAACAGAGAGCTTGAAGAGCTTAAAACTTTAGAGCGCACGCCCTACCCACTTAACACAGGACAAGGCAAGACGGCGCAAGAATTAAATTCAGAATCGAACCATCATCGCTAAGTTTATGCGATCTTCGGTGTTGACCAGATCTGGTTTCCAACCCGAGGGTTGTGTCGATGTGTTAAGTCCATCCGCTGAAGTCACGCCACCAGGCCCCGCAAAGTATCCCACGTTTGCTTCACGGTGAATAAATTCAGAGCGGAATGTGATGTATTCATTCGGCATATAATCAAAGGTCGCAGAGGCATCCCACGCGCGGAATTCATCACCGGGGTTTTGCGAAAAGTACGGATTACCATTGCTATCTAAAGCTGGATTTGTGGCACTGGCTCCGCCACTGGCACCAGTCTGTGAAGTTTGGATGGGTGGAATCAATACAAGGTAGCGTCCAGGATTATTAATCATTCCCGCCCCTAAGGTCAGAGCGTACTTATCATTTGCAAACCACAGGCGATTGTAAGCCATCACTCCGATAAAGTACTGACTTGGAGTTTTGCTATCGCCATTTGTACACTGTACACCACCACCATTTTCGCAACCGATGTCAGCAGTGATTGAAAAAGCACCTTTACTGATAAACTTTGAAGGCGTATCCAGGTATTTGTATTGAACCGAGTTATCACTGTGCATGCGAGTACGCCCTGGTGTTCCTAACGTATCAGATCCTACGTAGCCGTTAAACACCCAGGACCAGTCTCCCGTCGGACGATAGTTCACTTGGTACCCCACACCTGGGGCCTCATTGAACATTCCATAAGACTGCCAACCATTGATCAACCACAGCTCCGTTTTCAAGCGGTCCGTTGGAAACATCTGCAAGCGCAGTCCATTGAAAAACCACGGGGTGTTTGCCGAAGTGTAGGATGCTTGATAAGCCCAGTTCTCGAAATTGTAGTAACTGAACAAACCAATGTAAGACATAAAAATGCCGGCATCTAAGTTCACACCGTTCATTGCATCCCAATGATAGCCACCATACGCTTCAGAAACATAGCGGTATGCGGTATTTGCATCCCACTGCCCCCGAGCCGTGGAGGCATCATTTCTGGGAGTCATTGAAGAATACATTCCGAACTGAGTCATGATACGACCCCGTACATTTTCATAGTGGAAATCACCTCCCAAACCTAATTGAGTGACTTGCAATTCATTGGTGCGT is a window of Bdellovibrio sp. SKB1291214 DNA encoding:
- a CDS encoding MBL fold metallo-hydrolase, whose translation is MKIHHLNCISSCPLGGHLMDGISPSSFQRGHLCNHCLLLETNNSLVLVDTGFGTRDVQDPGSRLSSFFLQMLAPEFKGELTAIRQIESLGFDPRDVQDIILTHLDFDHAGGLDDFPQARVHMLDAEKRSAEMQETWLDRQRYRPQQWNYKQNWKTHPSTHGESWFGFKKVTPLPELQDQIALVPLAGHTLGHAGVAINTGGQWLLNAGDAYFYKDEMNYENPNCTPGLEFYQTLMEKDRGQRKDNQRRLREIKKHHGTEVEIFCSHDNRELEELKTLERTPYPLNTGQGKTAQELNSESNHHR
- a CDS encoding outer membrane beta-barrel protein, with translation MINRSSWLLRWGLSASLIAFSSLAGAEEPFAFADFTWMNGNNRQKSALLDSKYFTGSFLADTNAVLDFNTPKDHTLVGSTSSGRTNELQVTQLGLGGDFHYENVRGRIMTQFGMYSSMTPRNDASTARGQWDANTAYRYVSEAYGGYHWDAMNGVNLDAGIFMSYIGLFSYYNFENWAYQASYTSANTPWFFNGLRLQMFPTDRLKTELWLINGWQSYGMFNEAPGVGYQVNYRPTGDWSWVFNGYVGSDTLGTPGRTRMHSDNSVQYKYLDTPSKFISKGAFSITADIGCENGGGVQCTNGDSKTPSQYFIGVMAYNRLWFANDKYALTLGAGMINNPGRYLVLIPPIQTSQTGASGGASATNPALDSNGNPYFSQNPGDEFRAWDASATFDYMPNEYITFRSEFIHREANVGYFAGPGGVTSADGLNTSTQPSGWKPDLVNTEDRINLAMMVRF